The genome window TCCATGCGCGTGAAAAGCTCGAACGCTCCGGGATAGAGACCATTCCCTGCGATCTTATCGACAGCGATGCGGTAGCGAAGCTCCCGAAGTCGGAGAATGTCGTTTTCATGGCCGGAAAAAAATTCGGCACCGGCGATGATCCCTCGGTCACCTGGGTGATGAACACGGTGGCCCCCGCTCTGGCGGCGGCTCATTATGCGAAAAGCCGCATCGTCGCATATTCCACGGGCTGTGTATACGATTTCATGACACCTGCTTCGGGCGGATCACGAGAAGAGGATGAGCCCAGGCCTGTGGGCGATTATGCGCAGTCCGCCCTCGGGCGTGAGCGTGTGTTCTCCTACTATTCACGAACGAACGGTACGCCGACATGCATTGTCCGTCTCAACTACGCCGTCGATCTGCGCTACGGCGTGCTCTGCGATATCGCATCGAAAGTGCATGCGGGCGAAGCGGTCGATTGTACGACGGGCTTTGTGAACATCATCTGGCAGGGCGATGCCATCGCTCATTCGCTTTTGTGCTTCGGTCAGTGCGCGAGCCCGCCTCGTGTCATGAACGTTAC of Spirochaetota bacterium contains these proteins:
- a CDS encoding NAD(P)-dependent oxidoreductase, with amino-acid sequence MKITDEDTLDDVMSAPPPPVIELMRALSGDIIILGIAGKMGVQLGMMALRASRDAGVKRRIIGVSRFSDVHAREKLERSGIETIPCDLIDSDAVAKLPKSENVVFMAGKKFGTGDDPSVTWVMNTVAPALAAAHYAKSRIVAYSTGCVYDFMTPASGGSREEDEPRPVGDYAQSALGRERVFSYYSRTNGTPTCIVRLNYAVDLRYGVLCDIASKVHAGEAVDCTTGFVNIIWQGDAIAHSLLCFGQCASPPRVMNVTGPETLSVRDLANEFAKRFERPAVFSGTESPTAYLNNATRSHRLFGKPATPVATMIDWTAQWISAGGRSLGKPTHFETKNGRY